Below is a window of Nocardioides sp. S-1144 DNA.
GAACCGGTTGTGCTGGAACTTCCCGATCGGCTTGCCGAAGGCCTCGCGCTCCTTGGCGTAGCGCAGGCACAGCTCCATGATGTGCTCCATCGCGGCGACGGCGATGGCGGCGATGGAGACGCGCTCCTGCGGGAGGTTGACCATGAGGTTGACGAAGCCGGTGCCCTCCTCGCCGAGCAGGTTCTCCTTCGGCACCACGACGTTGTCGAAGAACAGCTCGGCGGTGTCCTGGGCCTTGAGCCCCATCTTGTCGAGGTTGCGGCCGCGCTCGAAGCCCTCCATGCCGCGCTCGACGACGAGCAGGCTGATGCCCTGGTGGCCGGCGTCGGGGTTCGTCCGGCACACCACGACGACCAGGTCGCTCATGATGCCGTTGGAGATGAAGGTCTTGGACCCGTTGAGGACGTAGTGGTCGCCCTTGTCGACGGCGCTGGTGCGCACGCCCTGGAGGTCGGAGCCGGCGCCGGGCTCGGTCATCGCGATGGACGAGATGAGCTCGCCGCTGACCAGCCCGGGCAGCCAGCGCTGCTTCTGCTCGTCGGTCCCGAGCTGGCTGATGTAGGGGACGATGATGTCGGTGTGCACGGGGAAGCCGAGCCCGCTCGCGCCGACCTTGCTGATCTCCTCGGCCACCACGGCGTTGTAGCGGAAGTCGCGGATCCCGGCGCCGCCGTACTGCTCGTCGACGTCGAAGCAGAGCAGCCCCATCTCGCCGGCCCTGGTCCAGACCTCGCGGCTGACCTGCCCGTCCTTCTCCCACTGGTCGTGGTGCGGCACGACCTCCTTCTCGAGGAACGAGCGCACGGTGGCCCGGAAGTCCTCGTGCTCCTGCTCGTAGATCGACGGGGTCTCGGGCATGGGGTGCTCCTCGGGTCGGGTAGGTCGGTACTCGCCAGTACTGGTGTGACAGTAATACTGTGATCCTCATGGCGACACCCCCTGCCGACCTCGCGGACGAGCTGCTCACCATCGACGAGCTCGCCGCCGCGGTCGGGACGACGGTGCGCACGACGCGCTACTACGCCAGCCTCGGGCTGGTGCCGGCGCCGCTGCGCCGGGGACGGGTCGCCTACTACGGCCCCGTGCACCGGGCGCGGCTCGAGCTGGCCCGGGCCCTGCAGGACCACGGGTTCACGCTCCAGGCCGTCGAGCGGGTGCTCGCCGCGATCCCGGCCGAGGCCGGCGTCGAGGACCTCGCCCTCCAGCGGGCGATGCTCACGTCGTGGACGCCCGAGCCCGCCGCCGTCCTCAGCCGCGAGGAGCTCGAGGCGCGGGCCGGCCGGGCGCTGGACGACGCCGACGTCCGGCGGCTCGTGACGGTCGGGGCGGTCGAGCCCGATCCCGCCAGCGGCGGCTACCGGGCCCAGCCGCACCTCGCGGTCGGCGTCCAGGTGCTCGACGTCGACGTCCCCGACGAGAGCCTCGGCCTCGCCGACGCCGCCATCCGGCGGCACATGGACGCCCTCGCCGACGAGCTGACGACGATCCTGCACACCCAGGTGCTCGAGCCCTACCGGCGCACCGCGACGTCCCCGGAGGACGCCGTCCGGCTCGAGCGCACCGTGGCGCAGCTGCGCCGGCTCACCCTCGAGGCCGTCGTCTCCGGCTTCCAGCGGGCCGCGAACGCCGTCATCCAGCGCTCCCTCGACCGCCCCTGACCGCCGAGTCGGCGCTCGCGCTGAGCGCGAACGCCGACTCGGCGGGAACTGACTTCAACTCAACGCCGACTCGGCAGGTCAGAGCCAGTTCTTGACCTGGGCGACGGTGGCGGCGGGGTCGTCGGTGGCGGGCAGCACCTGCAGGTGGGTGACGCCGGCCTCGCGGAAGGCGGCGATCCGCTCCTTGACGTAGGACTCCGGGCCGACGAGGTTGCCGGCCTCGAGCCACTCGTCGGGAACCAGTGCCTCGGCCTCCTTCTTCTTGCCGGAGAGGTAGAGGTCCTGGATCTTGGTGGCCGCCTCCTCGTAGCCGTACTGGCAGGCGAGGTCGTTGTAGAAGTTCTTGCCCTTCGCGCCCATGCCGCCGACGTAGAGGGCGTACATCGGGCGGGCGAGGTCGAGCATGCCCTTGACGTCCTCGCCGATGGCCAGCATGCCCCCGGCGGTGACCTGGAGCGGGCCGAGCTCGGGGGAGCGCTTGGCGGCACCGGCGGCGAGCGAACTGCCCCAGACGTCGGCGGCCTTCTCCGGGAAGAACAGGTGCGGCATCCAGCCGTCGGCGACCTCGGCGGTCATCGCGACGTTCTTGTCGCCGAGGGCCGCGACCCAGAGCGGCACCTGCGGCCGCTCGGGCCGGGTGAGCAGCTTGAGGGGCTTGCCGAGGCCGAGGCCCTGGTCGGCGGGCAGCGGCAGGGTGAAGTTGCGGCCGGTGTGCTCGAGCGGCTCGCGGCGCAGGCCCTGGCGCAGGATGTCGATGACCTCGCGGGTGCGGCCCAGCGGGCGCTCGTACGGGAGGCCGTGGAAGCCCTCGATCACCTGCGGGCCCGAGGCGCCGAGGCCGATGACCGCGCGGCCGGCCGAGACGTTGTCGAGGCCGGCGGCGGTCTGGAGCAGGGCGCCGGGGGTGCGGGAGAAGACGTTGAGGATGCCCGAGCCGATCTCCACGGTCTCGGTCCTGGCCGCGAGGTAGCCCATCAGCGTGGGCGAGTCGAAGCCGTAGGCCTCGGCCACCCAGACCAGGTCGAGGCCGGCCTTCTCGAGGGCGGTGACCTGGTCGGCCGCCGCGCGCGGGTTGCCGTCGTACATCAGCATCGTGGTCAGCTTCATGTGGTCCAGCACTCCTGCGGTCGACTCTGACAGTGGTTGTGTCACGATAGCCGAACCAGACCGACCGAGAGGAACCACCTGTGAGCGAGCCCACCTCCTACCGCATCGCCGTGATCGGGGGCACCGGCCCGCAGGGCAAGGGCCTCGGCTACCGCTTCGCCCGGCACGGCCACGGCGTCGTCCTCGGCTCGCGCTCGGCCGAGAAGGCCGAGCCCGTCGCGGCCGAGGTCACCGAGCGGCTGGCCGGGGTCGAGGGCGCCGGCGAGGTCACCGGCGCGACGAACGCCGACGCGGTCGCGGCCGCCGACGTCGTCCTGCTCGCCGTCCCCTACGACGGCCACGACGAGCTCGTCGCGACGCTGCCGCTGGCGGGCAAGACCGTGATCTCCTGCGTCAACCCCCTGGCCTTCGACAAGCGCGGCGCGCACGGCCGGGTCGTCAACGGCGGCGAGGGCTCCGCGGCCGAGTCGGCCCAGGAGCTGGCCCCCGAGGCCACCGTCGTCGGTGCCTTCCACAACGTCTCGGCGGTGCTGCTCTGGGGCGAGGAGGAGTTCCTCGACGAGGACGTCCTCGTCGTCGGCGACGTCGTGGAGGCCAAGGAGGTCGCCATGGACCTCGCCGCCGCCGTCACCGGACGCCGCGGCATCGACGCCGGCAAGCTGCGGCTGGCCCGCCAGCTCGAGCCGTTCACCGCGGTGCTGATCTCGATCAACCGCAGGTACAAGACCCACGCCGGCGTGCGGATCTCCGGGCTCTGACCCGGCCCGGGTCGCCGCCGCTCAGGACCCGTTCCAGCTGCGCCACAGCGCGGCGTAGGAGCCGTCGGCGGCGACCAGGTCGTCGTGCGAGCCCAGCTCGGCGATGACGCCGTCCTCCACGACGGCGACCCGGTCGGCGTCGTGGGCGGAGAACAGGCGGTGCGCGATCGCGATGACCGTGCGTCCCTCCAGGACGGCGGCCAGCGACCGCTCCAGGTGTCGTGCGGCGCGCGGGTCGATGAGCGAGGTCGCCTCGTCGAGGACCAGGGTGTGCGGGTCGGCCAGCACCAGGCGGGCCAGCGCGACCTGCTGGGCCTGCGCCGCGTGCAGCGTGTGCCCGCCGGACCCGACCTCGGTCGAGAGGCCCTCGGGGAGGGCGTCGGCCCAGTCGAGGGCGTCGACGGCGGCGAGCGCGGCCCGGACGTCGTCCTCGGTCGCGCCCTCCGGGGCGGCGAGGGCGAGGTTCTCGCGCAGGCTGCCGACGAAGACGTGGTGCTCCTGGGTGACCAGGGCGACGTGGCCGCGCAGGTCGCCGAGCGGCAGCTCGACCAGCCCGACGCCGCCGACGGTGACCTCGCCGGTGCGCGGCGGGTGGATGCCGGCGAGCAGCCGGCCCAGGGTCGACTTGCCGGCCCCGGACGGGCCCACCATCGCGATCCGCTCGCCCACGCCGACGTCGAGGTCGACGCCGTGCAGCACGTCGCGGCCCTCGACGTAGGAGAACCGCACGTCGTGCGCGGCGAGCTGCTCGCCGGCCGGCTCGCGCCCGCTGACCTCGCGGTCGTCGGGCACCTGCGCGACGCCGAGCAGCCGGGCCAGCGACGCGGCCCCCATCTGCAGCTCGTCGAGGATGGCCACGACCCGGTCGACGGGGTCGATGAGCATCTGCACGTACAGGACCGCGGTCGTCACGTCGCCGAGCGAGACGCTGCCCTGGCTGTAGAGGTAACCGCCGTAGAGCAGGGTCAGCACGGTCGGGATGATGTAGCTGATGTCCATGCTCGGGAAGAACACCGTGCGCAGGTGCAGGGTGTAGCGCTCCGCGGCGTAGGAGTCGTCGATGTCGGCGTCGATGGCGGTGACCCGCTCGCGGCCGAGGCCGAGCGCCTCGACGGTGCGGGAGCCCTCGACGGTCTCGGTGAGGGTCGCGCTGATCTGCGAGTACGTCGCCGACTCCCGCAGGTAGCCGTCCTTGGCGCGGGCCAGGTACCAGCGCAGGCCGACGACCAGCGGCGGCACCCCGAACAGGCACGGGAGCGCGACCCACCAGCCGACCGAGAGTGCGGCGGCGAAGGTGAGCACGGCGGTGACGCACGCGATCGTCCACTCGGGCAGCGCCCACCGCACCGACCAGCCGAGCTGCTCGACGTCGCGGCTGGTGCGGGTGAGCAGGTCGCCGGACCCGGCGGACTCGACGACGCCGACCGGCAGGGCCAGCGAGTTCTGCACGAAGTCCTCGCGCAGCTCGGCCAGCACCTGCTCGCCGAGGACCTGGCTGACGTAGCGGGCGTAGCGGGTGAGCACCGTCTGCAGCACCAGGAAGCCGAACAGCGCCAGCACGACGCGGTCGACGTGGGACGTCGTCGACCCGGTCTCGACCGCCTCGACCAGCCCGCCGAGCAGCCGGGGCGCGGCGAGGCCGGCGACGGCGGCCAGCACGTGCAGCACCAGCGCGGTCCAGAGCAGCCGCGGGTGGCGGCGGGCCAGGTCGACGGCGTAGCGGCGCAGGGAGCCGCCGTCGGCGACGGGCAGCGTGGTGTCGCTCATGCCGGCGCCACCTCCTCGCGGGTCACGACGGCGCGGTAGGCCGCCTCGGTGTGCATCAGGTCGGCGTGGGTGCCGGTCGCGACGACCCGGCCGTCGCGCAGGAACGCGACCTCGTCGGCGGCGTCGAGCATCAGCGGACTGCTCGTCGTGACGACGGTGGTGCGCCCGGCCCGGTGCGTGCGCAGCCGGGCGGCGATCCGGGCCTCGGTGTGGGCGTCGACGGCGGACGTCGGCTCCACCAGCACCAGGACGTCCGGGTCGACGGTCAGCGCGCGGGCCAGCACGAGCCGCTGCCGCTGGCCGCCGGAGAAGCTGCGGCCGCGCTCGGTCACCACGGTCTCGAGCCCCTCGGGCAGGGCCTCGAGGATGTCGTCGGCCGACGCCGTCGCCAGGGCCCGGTCGACGCGCCCGTCGGCCTGCCGCCCGCCGGTCACGTCGAGCCGGTCGCCCAGCCGACCGGAGAACAGCGCCGCCCCGGGGTCGGAGACGACGACGCGGCGGCGCACGTCCTCGCGACGGAACGCCGTCAGCGGGAGGCCGCCGAGGGTGACGTCGTCGTCGACCTCGGCGGCGCACATGCCCAGGCGGTCGGCCAGCGCGGCCGACTCCTCGGCGGGCTCGCCGACGATCGCGGTCAGGCTGCCCGGGCGCACCGTCAGCCCGCTGCGGGAGTCGGCCAGCACGCTGCCCTCCGGCGGCAGCTCGTGCGGCGAGGCGGGGTCGTGGACGTCGGGCTCGAGCGCCAGCAGCCGGCAGACCCGCACGGCGGAGACCCGGGCCCGGATGACCTTGTTGGCGTACTCGGTCGCCGTGCGCAGCGGGATCATCAGGAACGCGGAGTAGCCGTAGAACGCGACGAGCTCGCCGGGAGTGATCCGGCCGGTGACGGCGTAGCGCGCGCCGAGCCAGACCACGACGACCACGAAGAGCCCGGGCAGCAGCACCTGCAGGGCGTCGAGCACCGACTGGATCCGCGCGACCGCGACGCCGGCGCGCCGGGTCTCCTGCGACTCGCGGCGGTAGCGGGACAGGAAGACCTCCTCGCCGCCGATCCCGCGCAGCACGCGCAGCCCGCTGACGATGTCGGTCGCGGTGTTGGAGAGCCGGCCCATCAGCTCGCGCTGCTCTGCGCTGCGCCGCTGCAGCGGCGAGAGCAGCGGCCCGACGAGGAGCATCAGGCCGGGGACGCCGAGCAGGACCACGAGCCCGAGCGTGACCGAGGTCTGCAGCAGGATCACCGCGACCAGGACGAACGACACCACCGCCCCGCTGAAGCGTGCGGTGACGTCCATGACCTGCCCGAGGTGGGAGATGTCGCTGTTGCCGATGGCGACGACCTCGCCGGTCGACACCTTCCGCGGCAGCGTGCCGCCCAGGTGCACCGTGTGCCGGCCGGTGAGCTGGATCGTGCGGTAGGCCGCGGTGAGCCAGTTGGTGACCGCGAAGCGGTGCCGCACGATGCCGCTGCCGGCCTGGACGAGGCCGATCGCGAACATCACCCCGGCCAGCGTCAGCAGCGCGGACCGGTCACGGTCGGCGACACCCTGGTCGATCGCGCGCCCGATCACCGCCGGCATCACCGCCTGGCTGCTCATCCAGACGATGCCGAAGAACATCCCGCCGAGCAGCGTCTGCCACTGCCCCTTCGCGAGCCACCACAGGAACCTCATCGGGGAGCGGTGGTCGGCGGTACCCGGGTGGTCGAGAGGCAGGTGGCGCACCCGCTGACACTACGGACCCGGGGGCCCCAGGAGCCACTCGATTACCTCGGTCGCCGGTCGCCGGTCGCCGGCCGCGGCATCAGGAGGCGAGGCCGTCGACGACCTCGGCGCCGGGGAGGTCGGCGAGCAGCCGGCCCGGCACGAGGAGCTTCGAGCGACGCAGGCCGGAGCCGAGGACGGCGACGTCGACGTCGAGGACGCGGGTGTCGACGAGGAGCCGCCAGCCGGCGGCGACGGGGAGGCCCACCGGCGTGATGCCGCCGTGCTCCATGCCGGACTCCGCGACCGCGCGGTCCATCGCGAGGAAGGAGCACTTGCGGACGTCGAGCAGCCGCTTGACCAGGCCGTTCACGTCGGCGCGGGTGTCGGCCCGGACCAGGCAGGCGGCGATCCGCTCCTGGCCGTCGCGGCGACCGGCCACGACGACGCAGTTGGCGCCGGTGTCCATGCCGAGGTCGTGGGCCTCGGCCATCGCGGCGGTGTCGGCGACGGCGGGATCGATCTCCACGACGCCGACCGCCCCGGCCTGCTCCCAGCCGGCCAGGGCGGAGGCCACGGGCGGGGCGAGCAGGTCGGGGCGGTCGAGCGCGGGGACGGTGGTGAGCCGGCCCAGGGTCGGCGGGGTCGTCGTCACGGCTCCATCGTGCCGGAGTCGACCCAGCCGGTGCGGCGGGAGGCGACCCGGCGCCGGTCGGCGACGACCAGCCCGACCAGCCCGGCCACCCCGGCGAGGACCCACGGCACCGGCATCAGCCAGCGGACGTCGTCGCCCTCGACCACGTCGCCGGCGAGCAGGGCCCACACCAGGGTCATCCCGGCGAAGGCGACGCCCATGACCAGGTGGCTGATGCTGACCGGGTGCCGGCCCTCGGCCAGGAAGCCGGTCGGCTCGTCGGTGGGGACGACCCGGGTCGTCGTGTCGTCGCTCATCGTCGGACTCCCTCGCGGTGGATGTCGATCTCGCCGAACGTCATCTCGACGTCGAGCCGGAGCTCGGGTGCGTCCAGGACGCCCCCGGCGAGGCTGGTGGTGGTGTGGGCGCTGTCGTCGAGGTCGTCGCCGAGGACGCGGTGGTCGCCCTCGTCGAGCCGGGAGTCGACGACGACGTCGACCCCGTCGGGCACGACGACCTCGATCCGGCCGGCGAAGTCGACCTCGACCTCGATCGTGCGTCCGTCGAGGTTCTCGGGGTCGCTGACCTCGCTGAGGTCGAGCCTGATCTCGCCGACGGTGAGGTCGTAGCGGTCGGAGACCGCCGCGGCCGTCGTGGGCGTCTGGTCGACCCGGCCGGCGTCGACCTCGTCGGCCACCAGCGCGCCGGCCGTGGCGACCGCGGAGACCAGCCCGAGCAGGATGATGCCGCCGGCGCGGCCCCAGAAGGCGCCGAGGAGCAGCATCGCGGCGCTGACGCCGAGCGCGAGCGCCGGGTAGGCGGAGTCGGCCACCGCGGCACCGGCCAGGTCGGCCATCCCGAGGACGCCCAGCCCGGCGGCGATGAGCGCGAGGGCGTACCAGAACAGCACCGGGCCGCGGCGGCGCGGGCGGGCCGGGGGCAGCACGTGGGTCGAGGTCGGGGGGACCCACGACCCCGGCGGGGGCGGGGTCGGCCCGCTCGCCGGCGTCTTCGCCAGCGAGGGTGCGCCCGGTGCGGCCACCGGCCCGGTCGTCGGGTCGTACGTCGGGTCGTACGCCGGGTCGTACGTCGGGTACGGCGGGGGAGTGCCACCGGGTCGGAGCAGCGGGTGCACGCGCGGGCCGTTGCCGCGCACCAGCATGAAGGCGAGCAGCAGGGCGCCGGCGACGGCGAGCGGCCACGGGAAGCCCCAGCCGCCGAGGCTGTCGCCGAGGACCGCCAGGCCGGCCAGCCCGAAGGCGATCACGACCGCCACCGTCCGGCTGCGGTCGTCGAGGCGGACCACGACGTCCTCGGTCTCCTCCTGCGGCACGACCAGCCACAGCGCGGCGTAGAGGATGATGCCGCCGCCGAAGAAGATCAGCACGGCCAGGACCACCCGCGGGATGATCGGGTCGATGTCGAAGTGCCGCGCCAGGCCTCCGGCGACGCCGGCGATCTTGCGGTCGTGCCGGGTGCGGCGCAGGTTCGCGAGGTCGCGGAGCTGGTCGCGGTTCGCGGGGCCCGGGTCGCGGGGGCCGGGACCGCCCGGGTCCTGGCCGGCGTCGGCCGGAGCGGGGCCCGGCGGGGGTGTGGTGTTCATGTCGTCCAGCGTGGTCGAGAAGTCGGCTCCCCACCATCGGGGACGTCCCTGATCCTGCCGACCCCCGAGGGGCCCCGTCCCTCAGGGTCGGGCAGGGGGTTCACCTCATGGGGAGGCCGCTCGCGCTGTGTGACGATGGAGGCACCATGAGCACGCCGACGTACGACGGCCGCGCCGCCGTCCGCGGCCCGCACGGACAGCCCGCGCCCGCCACCCCCCGCGCCCCGCGCCGGGCGACCCGCGACCTCGACGCGTCGGTGGTCGGCGGCGTCGCGTCCGGGCTGGCCGCGCACCTTGGCGTCGCCGTGCTCTGGGTGCGCCTGGCGTTCGTGCTCTGCACGGCGCTCAGCGGACTCGGGCTGGTGCTGTACGCCGTCTTCTGGGTCGCGCTGCCGGCCGGGTCGCAGTTCGTGGCCGCCGCTCCGGGGCTGGAGAGCGCGTCGCGCGGCGGCCGTCGTCCGACCGTGCGCCGCCGGCTGACCGACGTCGGCCCGGTGGTGGTGCTCGGCGTGCTCGGCGTCGCCGCCCTCTTCACCGTGGAGGCCGTCTTCGGCAGCGGCGCGGTGTTCTGGCCGGTGGCCATCGCGGTCGTCGGCGTGGCGCTGCTGTGGCGCCAGGCCGACGAGGTCCAGCGCGAGCGCTGGTTCGACGGGGGCAGCCGGGTCAACCCGGTGCGGATCGTGTTCGGCAACGGCGGCTGGGCCTCCTTCGCCCGGGTCGCGACCGGCCTGGTGCTGCTGCTCTCCGCCCTGTTCGTCGTCGGCATCGACCAGGGCTCGCTGCGCGAGGCCCGCGGCGTCGTCATCGCCGGCGCGATCGGGATCGCCGGCATCGCGGTCGTCGTCGGCCCCTGGGTGTGGCGGTTGGCCACCGAGCTGTCCGACGAGCGCACCGAGCGGGTCCGCACCCAGGAGCGCGCCGACGTCGCCGCCCACCTGCACGACTCCGTGCTCCAGACGCTGGCGCTGA
It encodes the following:
- a CDS encoding acyl-CoA dehydrogenase family protein codes for the protein MPETPSIYEQEHEDFRATVRSFLEKEVVPHHDQWEKDGQVSREVWTRAGEMGLLCFDVDEQYGGAGIRDFRYNAVVAEEISKVGASGLGFPVHTDIIVPYISQLGTDEQKQRWLPGLVSGELISSIAMTEPGAGSDLQGVRTSAVDKGDHYVLNGSKTFISNGIMSDLVVVVCRTNPDAGHQGISLLVVERGMEGFERGRNLDKMGLKAQDTAELFFDNVVVPKENLLGEEGTGFVNLMVNLPQERVSIAAIAVAAMEHIMELCLRYAKEREAFGKPIGKFQHNRFMLAEMATEVYIARLFVNDCILKLNAGEVDTALASMAKWWTTELQKKFADQGVQLHGGYGYMSEYPISKAYTDSRIQTIYGGTTEIQKEIIGRMLGI
- a CDS encoding MerR family transcriptional regulator; its protein translation is MATPPADLADELLTIDELAAAVGTTVRTTRYYASLGLVPAPLRRGRVAYYGPVHRARLELARALQDHGFTLQAVERVLAAIPAEAGVEDLALQRAMLTSWTPEPAAVLSREELEARAGRALDDADVRRLVTVGAVEPDPASGGYRAQPHLAVGVQVLDVDVPDESLGLADAAIRRHMDALADELTTILHTQVLEPYRRTATSPEDAVRLERTVAQLRRLTLEAVVSGFQRAANAVIQRSLDRP
- a CDS encoding LLM class F420-dependent oxidoreductase, which translates into the protein MKLTTMLMYDGNPRAAADQVTALEKAGLDLVWVAEAYGFDSPTLMGYLAARTETVEIGSGILNVFSRTPGALLQTAAGLDNVSAGRAVIGLGASGPQVIEGFHGLPYERPLGRTREVIDILRQGLRREPLEHTGRNFTLPLPADQGLGLGKPLKLLTRPERPQVPLWVAALGDKNVAMTAEVADGWMPHLFFPEKAADVWGSSLAAGAAKRSPELGPLQVTAGGMLAIGEDVKGMLDLARPMYALYVGGMGAKGKNFYNDLACQYGYEEAATKIQDLYLSGKKKEAEALVPDEWLEAGNLVGPESYVKERIAAFREAGVTHLQVLPATDDPAATVAQVKNWL
- the npdG gene encoding NADPH-dependent F420 reductase; amino-acid sequence: MSEPTSYRIAVIGGTGPQGKGLGYRFARHGHGVVLGSRSAEKAEPVAAEVTERLAGVEGAGEVTGATNADAVAAADVVLLAVPYDGHDELVATLPLAGKTVISCVNPLAFDKRGAHGRVVNGGEGSAAESAQELAPEATVVGAFHNVSAVLLWGEEEFLDEDVLVVGDVVEAKEVAMDLAAAVTGRRGIDAGKLRLARQLEPFTAVLISINRRYKTHAGVRISGL
- a CDS encoding ABC transporter ATP-binding protein; amino-acid sequence: MSDTTLPVADGGSLRRYAVDLARRHPRLLWTALVLHVLAAVAGLAAPRLLGGLVEAVETGSTTSHVDRVVLALFGFLVLQTVLTRYARYVSQVLGEQVLAELREDFVQNSLALPVGVVESAGSGDLLTRTSRDVEQLGWSVRWALPEWTIACVTAVLTFAAALSVGWWVALPCLFGVPPLVVGLRWYLARAKDGYLRESATYSQISATLTETVEGSRTVEALGLGRERVTAIDADIDDSYAAERYTLHLRTVFFPSMDISYIIPTVLTLLYGGYLYSQGSVSLGDVTTAVLYVQMLIDPVDRVVAILDELQMGAASLARLLGVAQVPDDREVSGREPAGEQLAAHDVRFSYVEGRDVLHGVDLDVGVGERIAMVGPSGAGKSTLGRLLAGIHPPRTGEVTVGGVGLVELPLGDLRGHVALVTQEHHVFVGSLRENLALAAPEGATEDDVRAALAAVDALDWADALPEGLSTEVGSGGHTLHAAQAQQVALARLVLADPHTLVLDEATSLIDPRAARHLERSLAAVLEGRTVIAIAHRLFSAHDADRVAVVEDGVIAELGSHDDLVAADGSYAALWRSWNGS
- a CDS encoding ABC transporter ATP-binding protein; its protein translation is MRHLPLDHPGTADHRSPMRFLWWLAKGQWQTLLGGMFFGIVWMSSQAVMPAVIGRAIDQGVADRDRSALLTLAGVMFAIGLVQAGSGIVRHRFAVTNWLTAAYRTIQLTGRHTVHLGGTLPRKVSTGEVVAIGNSDISHLGQVMDVTARFSGAVVSFVLVAVILLQTSVTLGLVVLLGVPGLMLLVGPLLSPLQRRSAEQRELMGRLSNTATDIVSGLRVLRGIGGEEVFLSRYRRESQETRRAGVAVARIQSVLDALQVLLPGLFVVVVVWLGARYAVTGRITPGELVAFYGYSAFLMIPLRTATEYANKVIRARVSAVRVCRLLALEPDVHDPASPHELPPEGSVLADSRSGLTVRPGSLTAIVGEPAEESAALADRLGMCAAEVDDDVTLGGLPLTAFRREDVRRRVVVSDPGAALFSGRLGDRLDVTGGRQADGRVDRALATASADDILEALPEGLETVVTERGRSFSGGQRQRLVLARALTVDPDVLVLVEPTSAVDAHTEARIAARLRTHRAGRTTVVTTSSPLMLDAADEVAFLRDGRVVATGTHADLMHTEAAYRAVVTREEVAPA
- a CDS encoding YbaK/EbsC family protein produces the protein MTTTPPTLGRLTTVPALDRPDLLAPPVASALAGWEQAGAVGVVEIDPAVADTAAMAEAHDLGMDTGANCVVVAGRRDGQERIAACLVRADTRADVNGLVKRLLDVRKCSFLAMDRAVAESGMEHGGITPVGLPVAAGWRLLVDTRVLDVDVAVLGSGLRRSKLLVPGRLLADLPGAEVVDGLAS
- a CDS encoding PspC domain-containing protein, which codes for MNTTPPPGPAPADAGQDPGGPGPRDPGPANRDQLRDLANLRRTRHDRKIAGVAGGLARHFDIDPIIPRVVLAVLIFFGGGIILYAALWLVVPQEETEDVVVRLDDRSRTVAVVIAFGLAGLAVLGDSLGGWGFPWPLAVAGALLLAFMLVRGNGPRVHPLLRPGGTPPPYPTYDPAYDPTYDPTTGPVAAPGAPSLAKTPASGPTPPPPGSWVPPTSTHVLPPARPRRRGPVLFWYALALIAAGLGVLGMADLAGAAVADSAYPALALGVSAAMLLLGAFWGRAGGIILLGLVSAVATAGALVADEVDAGRVDQTPTTAAAVSDRYDLTVGEIRLDLSEVSDPENLDGRTIEVEVDFAGRIEVVVPDGVDVVVDSRLDEGDHRVLGDDLDDSAHTTTSLAGGVLDAPELRLDVEMTFGEIDIHREGVRR
- a CDS encoding ATP-binding protein, encoding MSTPTYDGRAAVRGPHGQPAPATPRAPRRATRDLDASVVGGVASGLAAHLGVAVLWVRLAFVLCTALSGLGLVLYAVFWVALPAGSQFVAAAPGLESASRGGRRPTVRRRLTDVGPVVVLGVLGVAALFTVEAVFGSGAVFWPVAIAVVGVALLWRQADEVQRERWFDGGSRVNPVRIVFGNGGWASFARVATGLVLLLSALFVVGIDQGSLREARGVVIAGAIGIAGIAVVVGPWVWRLATELSDERTERVRTQERADVAAHLHDSVLQTLALIQKNADDGAVVSRLARAQERDLRAWLYAGESQDDSTVASALRAVAAEVEDAHAISVDVVTVGDVDLDESLRPIVAATRESVTNAAKHAGVGQVDVYAEITAGGAGGAGAIDVFVRDRGAGFDVAAVPEDRHGVRHSIVDRMRRHGGSGEVRSTPGEGTEVRLHLPVSSTGHHEEKDV